The genomic region TAATTATCATTTCTTCGGCAAGCATCATCTGGGCCTTATCAACTAGTACTTCAAGTCCCCGCCCTATTGTTTCAATATTAGTAGGTTGCTTCGGATTAGTTCTTGTCGGTTATTTTATTCAGCGCCAAAGAAATACAAAGACACCCCTAATTCCACTTAACTTTTTTAAAGTGCCAGTATTCAGAAACGGCAACTTAGCTACCTTCTTACTCTATGCTTCTATGTACGGTGTCGTCTTCTTCCTACCACAATTTTTACAAAGTGGGCTTGGCTCAAATTCTTTGGAAGCTGGCCTGCAGATGCTTCCTTGGACTGGCACTTTGGTATTCGTTGCGCCGTTTGCGGGTACAGCTGTCGATCGATTTGGAGAACATAAAATTGCTACGTTAGGTTTAACTCTACAAGGAATTGGTTACCTAGCAATCGCATTTTTACTCTACGGTCACTATTCTTACTGGCAGTTTATACTCCCACTAATGCTTGCTGGTGCGGGGCTCTCGATGGCAGGTCCTGCTCTTCAAAAAAGCGTCCTCGGTGCTGTTGAACCATCTGCAATCGGAAAGGCGTCTGGAATTTACAATATGTTTCGCTTACTAGGCGGTGCAGTTGGTGTCACTCTATCAGTTATCTTCTTTTACCAAAGTGGTTCAATTGCTGACCAACACGCACTAATCCTCGGTTTCAAAGCAGTAATGTTTGGAGCAGCCGGCTTATCATTCTTAGGATTACCATTCATGCTAAGATTAAAAAAATAAACGCACGCCACATTAAAAGACCATCCGAAAGCCACTTTTACAAGTCGGTTTCAGATGGTCTTTTAAAATTATTTTGATAATTCATTATAATTATTTTGCTGATTTACGTTCCTTCAAGAAGTTCAATACAGCTGTTGTTTCAGCATTACGTTTTTTAGCATTCTTTTGGTTGATAGGACGACGGTTACCAGAAACACTAACATGTAAGTTTTGTGACATTTCGCATTTCCTCCTTTCATGCATATATTCTATTATTCTAATCTGAATTCACTTTTTTTTCAAGTAATGTTTAAGCCTTTGGTAAC from Latilactobacillus sakei subsp. sakei DSM 20017 = JCM 1157 harbors:
- a CDS encoding MFS transporter translates to MQNKRSNQFWLLTLTSLGFFMSMMDSMIITTASTSIRTDFKISVSTLQWALNAYNITIAAVLLVGVAFGERFGRRKIYNLGIGIFTLGSLLCALSPNITSLVLARIVAGIGASVMTPMSMAILTNTLPVAKRGKALGIWSGIGGLALIIGPSLGGLIVSTLSWQWIFWINIPIGIIGILLTSHYLPESLGSATPINPLDASLIIISSASIIWALSTSTSSPRPIVSILVGCFGLVLVGYFIQRQRNTKTPLIPLNFFKVPVFRNGNLATFLLYASMYGVVFFLPQFLQSGLGSNSLEAGLQMLPWTGTLVFVAPFAGTAVDRFGEHKIATLGLTLQGIGYLAIAFLLYGHYSYWQFILPLMLAGAGLSMAGPALQKSVLGAVEPSAIGKASGIYNMFRLLGGAVGVTLSVIFFYQSGSIADQHALILGFKAVMFGAAGLSFLGLPFMLRLKK